GCTGTCCTGCCAGTCATCTCCCAAGAGGAGCTCAATCTACTCAAGCAGCAGTAGACTCTACTCTAAGACATATAAAACTACAAGGGAGAAGCGGCTGAGCTGGCAAGGCTGGTGCACTCCCGCACTACGGCTATCCAGTAGGCCAGCCGCCCCACTCAGCCAGAATGCGAGGTGGCCGTTCTCGAGGATTAAAACAGGAGACTGAAGGAGAGGATCGACCAGCTCAAAAGGGAGGTGGAGGGGTATGACGAACAGCCTCTTCTAGCCAAGCTTGTGGAGGAAAGGAGGCTGGCCCAGCAGCTTTCGATTGCTGAGAGGGCCATGGAAAGACAGGTGATGAGCTTCAAAGTCGGGCTGCAGGACCTGCTGAACAACTGTAGTGGAGAGCCTGGGCTGATCGAGCTGATCGGCTAATTTATGATAAAACAAAGTTTTCAATGAATGTTTGATCAAAAGTCAATGCTTTTTGGCGGGCCATGGGCGGCCCGCAATTTCCTGTCGCCCCGCTGGATTTCTTCTAGCCGTTCCTTCTCCTGCTGCGACCTGACGGTGTCTCTCAGCCGGCGGTAGATCACATCCTCCCGGTAGTTGCAGTCAGAAGGCAGGGGGTATTTCTCGTAGTCCAAGGCGTAAGGAACCTCCTTGTCCACCTCGTAGTACATGGTCTTGTCGAATTTCAAGTAGGTGGGCCACTCACCAGTCATCTCACCGAGGATCTCATCAATGTCGGCCTCTTCAGGTGCACCGATGTTGTAGTTCTGGTCCAAGGCCGAGAAGTAGCTTTGCTTGGCTCTGACGATGTTCCCCTGCAGGTAGTCCTCAGGGGTCTTTTGCTTGCCCCAGGAAAAGAAGCCCTTTTCGTCGGGGTTGTGCCGGATGAACAGAGCCAGCCGGTTGCGCCGGTCGAACACCCTCGTCGCCCCCACGAAATTAAACTTGCGAGTGCCAAAAGTCAGTCCCGACAGTTCGCCCGAGTTGCCGCGGATGGTCACTTCAGTTCCTGACTCCAGGAATTTAACGACCGTGTTGCCCACGAACGTGCCTGCCCCCGAGTTGAGCTTTAGCTGGATGGTGGCCTCCAGAGTGGACTCGATTTTCCAGCCCTCGCCGAGCATCAGCAGACTGTGGATGGGCGGGTGGTGGCTGATCTGCTCCATGTAGATCGGGCAGCCATGGATCCACCCCTGGAAAGTCTCGCCGAGAATGGGGTTGAACGGCTTTTCCATCTCGATGAAGGTGATTTGGTGTGAGATGAACCAGCAGGTGGCCAGCTTCAGCTGCTCGACCGGGTCTTTGAGGGCGGCCGCCTTGCCCAGGAACACAGGGGCGAGGCCCATCGAGCGGGCGATCCTCTCGAGGTTCGAGCAGGGACAGAATATGTCAACTGGTAATGAAATTTGGGTAATTGGCTTGCCCTCAAGGATGTTGCGGCCGATCCTATTCAGGACGTACTTTATGACCCCTCGCTGTTAGGCCATTTTCTTCTCATCGATGTAGCGCAGCCCTCCGTCTGGCAGGTCCCTCTCCCACTCGCCCCGCCACACGAAGTGGTAGTGCTCGGACGGCACCATCCTCGGCTCGTCGTTTTTCTTGGCCTTGGAAGGGTGGTG
This genomic interval from Hippocampus zosterae strain Florida unplaced genomic scaffold, ASM2543408v3 HiC_scaffold_374, whole genome shotgun sequence contains the following:
- the LOC127595049 gene encoding oxysterol-binding protein 9-like, which translates into the protein MGLAPVFLGKAAALKDPVEQLKLATCWFISHQITFIEMEKPFNPILGETFQGWIHGCPIYMEQISHHPPIHSLLMLGEGWKIESTLEATIQLKLNSGAGTFVGNTVVKFLESGTEVTIRGNSGELSGLTFGTRKFNFVGATRVFDRRNRLALFIRHNPDEKGFFSWGKQKTPEDYLQGNIVRAKQSYFSALDQNYNIGAPEEADIDEILGEMTGEWPTYLKFDKTMYYEVDKEVPYALDYEKYPLPSDCNYREDVIYRRLRDTVRSQQEKERLEEIQRGDRKLRAAHGPPKSIDF